In the Aridibaculum aurantiacum genome, CGATAGCCAGCGCATTTTTTCCTTTTACAGGTTCTTCAAGTACCTGCCCGTGAAACAGCACATTATCGGCTATGATGATGCCGTTATTGGTTAAACGTGGAACTACCAGTTCATAGTATTCAATATAGCTTACTTTATCTGCATCTATAAATACCAGGTCCCAGTGGTAAGGCAATGAGGGAATGATATCCCGTGCGTCGCCTAGGTGTAAAACTACCTCATTATTCTTTTCGGCAGTCATAAAATTTTTTAATGATATAGCTGCATCCTGTTCTCTTATTTCAACAGTATGTACTTGCCCGCCAGGTTGCAGTCCTTCTGCCAGGCATAAAGCACTGTAACCTGTGAATGTACCTATCTCCAACACATACTTAGGCTGGATGATGCTGCTGATGAAGCTAAGGAACCTTCCCTGTACATGACCACTAAGCATATGTGCATGCGGGTGAAGTTTGTTGGTGTCATCCTGTATTTGTTGCAATACTTCGGACGATGCACTTGTATGCAACTCTGCATACTGCTCGGCCAGGGCATTTATTAACTCCATGAAAAGGATTTTATGCTAGAAAAAATTGGATGTAAAGACGGTTCTACAGTTCTTTTACTTCGTCCATCACAGGTAATGGCACTGCCTCAGCCTTTGATGAGATCATCCAAAGCCCAATGAAGGTTAAAATTCCATTGATGATCAGAAGCTCAATACCAATGCGGAAACCATAGAACAACCTGTGCGAGAAATCTTTTAGTGCTGTAGCCGTTGTTTCTGCAAGGCGCAGTTTGCCAGCGAACCACTCAGCATTATTCAGCAGGTCAAGCGAAATAACGAGGAGCGGAGCTGCTATGCAAACGATCAATGAAAGCCGGTCGTTGATCGTTCTTCGGGTTAAGATACCAAAAGCAAATAAACCTAGCAGTGGTCCATAGGTATAGCCGGCCACTTTAAGAATGACGTCGATGATTGATTTATCATTTACCCATTTAAAGCCCATTACACACAAAAAGAAAATAATGGCGAATGTAAGGTGTACAGTAAGTCTGGTCTTTTTTCTTGCGGCTTCGTCAAGGTCCTCTCTTCTTTTTAGTCCAAGTATGTCTATACAAAAGGAAGAAGTAAGTGCTGTAAGAGCACCATCTGCACTAGGGAATAGTGCAGAGATCAACCCGATTATGAAAATGATACCAATGCCGGTAGAAAGGTAATTGCCTAATGCAATGGCAGGGAAAAGATCATCACCTTTTACTGCTAGTCCATTGGCGCCTGCATACAGGTAAAGTAGGCCTCCCATTAA is a window encoding:
- a CDS encoding O-methyltransferase; protein product: MELINALAEQYAELHTSASSEVLQQIQDDTNKLHPHAHMLSGHVQGRFLSFISSIIQPKYVLEIGTFTGYSALCLAEGLQPGGQVHTVEIREQDAAISLKNFMTAEKNNEVVLHLGDARDIIPSLPYHWDLVFIDADKVSYIEYYELVVPRLTNNGIIIADNVLFHGQVLEEPVKGKNALAIDAFNKHVAKDDRVVQVMLTLRDGLLLIKKK